One window of the Arthrobacter sp. zg-Y919 genome contains the following:
- the dapE gene encoding succinyl-diaminopimelate desuccinylase has protein sequence MVTSAALPSLDLAGDVADLTAALMDYESVSGNETALADAVETALRAYPHLEVSRDGDSVVARTRLGRAERVILAGHLDTVPLPTVPGSRGTVPSSWDGEILYGRGATDMKGGVAVQLALAASLTDPARDVTYIFYDHEEVEASLSGLGRLAESHPDWLKADFAVLLEPTNGTVEGGCNGTMRFHATTTGRAAHSARAWMGENAIHAAAEILVRLRDHSPATVSVEGLDFRESLNAVRIWGGSAGNVIPDAATVEINYRFAPDKGIEEADAYVRELLAGFDVVRTDAAAGARPGLNLPAAASFVAAVGAEPKPKYGWTDVARFSELGIPAVNFGPGDALLAHTDNEHVRADAIRDCLAALRAWLG, from the coding sequence ATGGTGACTTCTGCAGCCTTGCCATCCTTGGACCTTGCCGGTGATGTGGCGGACCTGACGGCCGCCCTGATGGACTACGAGAGCGTCTCCGGAAACGAAACCGCCCTCGCCGACGCCGTTGAAACCGCCCTGCGCGCCTACCCGCACCTTGAGGTGTCCCGGGACGGGGACTCCGTGGTGGCCAGGACCCGGCTCGGGCGGGCCGAGCGGGTCATCCTCGCCGGGCACCTGGATACCGTGCCGCTGCCGACGGTGCCCGGCTCGCGCGGAACCGTGCCGTCGTCGTGGGACGGGGAGATCCTGTACGGCCGCGGCGCCACCGATATGAAGGGCGGCGTGGCGGTCCAGCTGGCGCTGGCGGCTTCCCTTACCGACCCCGCCCGGGACGTCACCTACATTTTCTACGACCACGAAGAAGTGGAGGCCTCGCTCAGCGGACTCGGCCGGCTGGCCGAAAGCCACCCGGACTGGCTGAAGGCGGACTTCGCAGTCCTCCTGGAACCCACCAACGGCACGGTCGAGGGCGGCTGCAACGGCACCATGCGCTTCCATGCCACCACTACCGGCAGGGCGGCGCACTCGGCCCGGGCCTGGATGGGGGAGAACGCCATCCACGCAGCCGCGGAGATCCTGGTACGGCTGCGCGACCATTCACCGGCCACGGTTTCCGTGGAGGGACTGGACTTCCGCGAATCCCTGAACGCCGTGCGGATCTGGGGCGGGAGCGCCGGCAACGTGATCCCGGACGCGGCCACGGTGGAAATCAACTACCGCTTTGCCCCGGACAAGGGCATCGAGGAGGCCGACGCCTACGTCCGCGAACTGCTGGCAGGGTTCGACGTCGTCCGCACGGACGCCGCCGCCGGAGCCCGGCCGGGGCTGAACCTCCCGGCCGCCGCGTCGTTCGTGGCCGCGGTGGGTGCCGAGCCCAAGCCGAAATACGGCTGGACCGACGTCGCCCGGTTCAGTGAACTGGGGATCCCGGCAGTGAACTTCGGTCCCGGGGATGCCCTGCTCGCGCACACCGATAACGAGCACGTCCGCGCGGACGCCATCCGGGACTGCCTCGCGGCACTGCGTGCCTGGCTGGGCTAG
- the dapD gene encoding 2,3,4,5-tetrahydropyridine-2,6-dicarboxylate N-succinyltransferase yields MTSSAAPTPAETIRTASGLGLATVTSDGVVLDTWFPRPLMGASASDPALQADLEAAAAAMADGIRGTHGEVLSVQVDLDAAPSDTADAYLRLHLLSSRLVQPNSINLDGIFAALPNVVWTNYGPCAVADFEAVRLRLRSRGPVTVFGVDKFPRMTDYVLPSGVRIADAGRVRLGAHLAEGTTVMHEGFVNFNAGTLGTSMVEGRISAGVVVGDGTDVGGGASIMGTLSGGGKEKITLGERVLLGANSGVGISIGDDSVVEAGLYVTSGTRVSVQDGGEPRLVKAAELSGVPNLLFRRNSTTGAVEALPRNGRTVELNSALHAN; encoded by the coding sequence ATGACTTCAAGCGCTGCCCCCACCCCCGCTGAAACCATCCGCACCGCCTCGGGCCTTGGCCTGGCCACCGTCACTTCCGACGGTGTTGTGCTGGATACCTGGTTCCCGCGCCCCCTGATGGGCGCCTCCGCTTCCGACCCGGCCCTGCAGGCCGACCTTGAAGCCGCGGCCGCTGCCATGGCCGACGGCATCCGCGGCACGCACGGCGAGGTGCTGTCCGTCCAGGTGGACCTGGACGCCGCCCCGTCGGATACCGCCGACGCCTACCTGCGCCTGCACCTGCTCTCCAGCCGCCTGGTGCAGCCGAACAGCATCAATCTGGACGGCATTTTCGCCGCCCTGCCCAACGTCGTCTGGACCAACTACGGCCCGTGCGCTGTCGCCGACTTCGAGGCTGTCCGCCTGCGGCTGCGCAGCCGCGGCCCCGTGACCGTCTTCGGCGTGGACAAGTTCCCGCGCATGACCGACTACGTCCTGCCCTCCGGTGTGCGGATTGCCGACGCCGGCCGGGTCCGGCTGGGAGCCCACCTGGCCGAAGGCACCACGGTGATGCACGAAGGCTTCGTGAACTTCAATGCCGGCACCCTCGGCACCTCGATGGTCGAAGGACGCATTTCCGCCGGCGTAGTGGTGGGCGATGGGACCGACGTCGGCGGCGGCGCCTCCATCATGGGCACCCTTTCCGGCGGCGGCAAGGAAAAAATCACGCTGGGTGAACGCGTGCTCCTGGGCGCCAACTCCGGCGTCGGCATCAGCATCGGTGACGACAGTGTGGTCGAGGCCGGCCTGTACGTCACCTCCGGCACCCGGGTGTCAGTGCAGGACGGCGGCGAGCCGCGGCTGGTGAAGGCCGCTGAACTCTCCGGCGTGCCGAACCTCCTGTTCCGCCGTAACTCCACCACCGGTGCCGTAGAGGCACTCCCCCGCAACGGACGCACCGTGGAGCTGAACTCCGCGCTGCACGCGAACTAG
- the galE gene encoding UDP-glucose 4-epimerase GalE — translation MRILVTGGTGYIGSHTTLALLEAGHDVVVVDNLLNSSEESLRRVQELTGRKAEFIKADLLDEAALEAVFDSRPIDAVIHFAGLKAVGESVAKPLYYYSNNVVGTINLLHAMDRHDVRTIVFSSSATVYGASEEVPLTEDSPMDAVNPYGRTKEQIEDILSDLGAADERWNVALLRYFNPAGAHESGRIGEDPTGTPNNLLPFVAQVAVGRREKVMVFGNDYPTPDGTGVRDYIHVVDLAAGHLAALNFLGETPGVHRWNLGTGNGSSVLEVLSAFSAAAGKEIPYEFAARRPGDAAVSYADPAAAHADLGWRAERTLESMCEDHWRWQKNNPEGYAAE, via the coding sequence ATGCGCATTCTAGTCACCGGTGGCACCGGTTATATCGGATCCCACACCACGCTGGCCCTGCTCGAAGCGGGCCACGACGTGGTGGTTGTGGACAACCTCCTGAACTCCAGCGAAGAGTCACTCCGGCGTGTCCAGGAGCTGACCGGCCGCAAGGCCGAGTTCATCAAGGCGGACCTGCTGGACGAGGCCGCGCTGGAGGCGGTCTTCGACAGCCGGCCCATCGACGCCGTCATCCACTTCGCCGGGCTGAAGGCCGTGGGCGAATCCGTGGCGAAACCGCTGTACTACTACTCCAACAACGTGGTCGGCACCATCAACCTGCTGCACGCCATGGACCGGCATGACGTCCGGACCATCGTCTTCAGTTCCTCGGCGACCGTCTACGGGGCATCCGAGGAGGTTCCCCTCACCGAGGACTCTCCCATGGACGCCGTGAACCCGTACGGCCGTACCAAGGAGCAGATCGAGGACATCCTCAGCGACCTCGGTGCCGCCGACGAACGGTGGAACGTTGCCCTGCTGCGCTATTTCAACCCCGCAGGCGCCCACGAGTCCGGCCGTATCGGCGAGGACCCCACGGGCACCCCGAACAACCTGCTGCCGTTCGTGGCGCAGGTAGCCGTCGGCCGCCGCGAGAAGGTTATGGTCTTCGGCAACGACTACCCCACGCCGGACGGCACCGGCGTCCGCGACTACATCCACGTGGTGGACCTCGCCGCCGGCCACCTGGCCGCCCTCAACTTCCTGGGCGAAACCCCGGGCGTCCACCGCTGGAACCTGGGCACCGGCAACGGCTCCTCCGTCCTGGAGGTCCTCTCCGCCTTCTCCGCCGCAGCCGGTAAGGAAATCCCGTACGAATTCGCCGCCCGGCGTCCGGGCGACGCAGCCGTCAGCTACGCCGACCCCGCCGCAGCGCACGCGGATCTGGGCTGGCGAGCCGAGCGCACGCTGGAAAGCATGTGCGAGGACCACTGGCGCTGGCAGAAAAACAACCCCGAGGGTTACGCCGCCGAATAA
- a CDS encoding citrate synthase, with protein sequence MTEQPSAKLQYGPNPEDELVLPRVAAAEGNNGYDVSKLLKQTGTVTFDPGFMNTAATTSAITYIDGDQGILRYRGYPIEQLAKHSSFLETSYLLIYGELPTPTELENFDQRIRRHTLLHEDLKGFFGGFPRDAHPMPVLSSAVSALSTFYQDSLDPFDEEQVELSTVRLMAKLPVIAAYAHKKSIGQPMLYPDNSMNLVENFMRLSFGLPAEPYEIDPDLVKALDLLLILHADHEQNCSTSTVRLVGSSNANMFASVSAGISALFGPLHGGANEAVLNMLRDIQSTGMQPEAFMEKVKNKEDGVKLMGFGHRVYKNYDPRAKIVKATAHDILAKLGGNDELLDIAMRLEEKALADDYFIERKLYPNVDFYTGLIYKAMGFPEKMFTVLFAIGRLPGWIAQWREMMQDPQTKIGRPRQLYTGAPERSYPQR encoded by the coding sequence ATGACTGAGCAACCAAGTGCCAAGCTCCAGTACGGGCCAAACCCGGAAGATGAGCTTGTACTGCCCCGCGTTGCCGCAGCTGAGGGAAACAACGGTTACGACGTTTCCAAGCTGCTGAAGCAGACCGGCACCGTCACTTTTGACCCCGGCTTCATGAACACGGCGGCCACCACCTCCGCGATCACCTACATCGACGGCGACCAGGGCATCCTGCGCTACCGCGGCTATCCGATCGAGCAGCTGGCAAAGCACTCCAGCTTCCTCGAGACCTCCTACCTGCTGATCTACGGGGAACTGCCGACCCCCACCGAGCTGGAGAACTTCGACCAGCGGATCCGCCGCCACACCCTGCTCCACGAAGACCTCAAGGGCTTCTTCGGCGGATTCCCGCGCGATGCGCACCCGATGCCGGTGCTGTCCTCGGCAGTCAGCGCCCTCTCCACCTTCTACCAGGACTCCCTGGACCCGTTCGATGAGGAACAGGTGGAGCTCTCCACGGTCCGCCTCATGGCGAAGCTGCCCGTGATTGCTGCCTACGCGCACAAGAAGTCCATCGGCCAGCCGATGCTCTACCCGGACAACTCCATGAACCTGGTGGAGAACTTCATGCGTCTGTCCTTCGGCCTGCCGGCCGAGCCGTATGAAATCGATCCCGACCTGGTGAAGGCCCTGGACCTGCTGCTGATCCTGCACGCGGACCACGAGCAGAACTGCTCCACCTCCACTGTCCGCCTGGTGGGCAGCTCCAACGCCAACATGTTCGCGTCCGTCTCCGCCGGTATCAGCGCCCTCTTCGGCCCGCTCCACGGCGGTGCCAACGAAGCCGTGCTGAACATGCTGCGGGACATCCAGTCCACCGGCATGCAGCCGGAGGCGTTCATGGAGAAGGTCAAGAACAAGGAAGACGGCGTGAAGCTCATGGGCTTCGGGCACCGCGTCTACAAGAACTACGATCCGCGCGCCAAGATCGTCAAGGCCACCGCCCACGACATCCTCGCCAAGCTCGGCGGCAACGACGAGCTGCTGGATATCGCCATGCGCCTGGAAGAGAAGGCCCTGGCCGATGATTACTTCATCGAGCGCAAGCTGTACCCGAACGTGGACTTCTACACGGGCCTGATCTACAAGGCCATGGGCTTCCCCGAGAAGATGTTTACGGTGCTGTTCGCCATTGGCCGCCTGCCGGGCTGGATTGCCCAATGGCGCGAAATGATGCAGGATCCGCAGACGAAGATCGGCCGCCCGCGCCAGCTCTACACGGGTGCACCGGAGCGCAGCTACCCGCAGCGCTGA
- the dapC gene encoding succinyldiaminopimelate transaminase → MSVAASRAFGLDLPEYPWDAMAPYQRRAAEHPGGAVNLSIGTPVDPTPAVVREALAAASDAPGYPTTHGTADLRAAVVEWFARRRNVPGLDPEAVLPTVGSKELVAWLPLLLGLGEGDVVVRPVVAYPTYDMGAVFAGATAVAADHLSDLDEQTRARVRLVWVNSPGNPTGIVRSAEPLRALVEEARAVGAVVASDECYAELGWGQWDPAVGGEPVPSILDPRVSGGSTDSLLAVYSLSKQSNMAGYRAAFTAGDPALIANLVNSRKHAGMIVPAPVQAAMAAALRDDVHVAAQKDLYRSRRNRLVPALEAFGLKIEHSEAGLYLWASAGEDTWATVARFAELGIVVGPGVFYGDAGAGFVRIALTGTDEGVNAAADRLHAASAARE, encoded by the coding sequence ATGAGCGTGGCGGCGTCCCGGGCTTTCGGGCTGGACCTGCCGGAATACCCCTGGGACGCCATGGCGCCATACCAGCGCCGGGCCGCGGAGCATCCCGGCGGTGCCGTGAACCTCTCCATCGGCACACCCGTGGACCCCACTCCCGCCGTCGTCCGTGAGGCACTGGCGGCGGCGTCGGACGCCCCGGGCTATCCCACCACGCACGGCACCGCAGATCTGCGTGCCGCCGTCGTGGAGTGGTTCGCCCGGCGCCGGAACGTCCCCGGACTCGATCCCGAGGCTGTGCTGCCCACCGTGGGCTCGAAGGAGCTCGTCGCGTGGCTGCCGCTGCTCCTGGGACTGGGGGAGGGCGACGTCGTCGTCCGTCCCGTGGTCGCCTACCCCACCTACGACATGGGCGCGGTATTTGCCGGCGCGACGGCGGTGGCCGCCGACCACCTCTCTGACCTGGACGAACAGACCCGTGCCCGTGTACGGCTGGTCTGGGTAAACTCCCCGGGCAACCCCACCGGAATCGTGCGCTCGGCCGAGCCGCTGCGTGCGCTCGTGGAAGAAGCGCGGGCAGTGGGCGCCGTGGTCGCCTCCGACGAATGCTATGCCGAACTCGGCTGGGGCCAGTGGGACCCTGCTGTAGGCGGAGAACCAGTCCCCAGCATCCTCGATCCGCGGGTCAGCGGCGGGAGCACCGACTCCCTGCTCGCGGTGTATTCGCTCAGCAAGCAATCGAACATGGCCGGTTACCGTGCCGCCTTCACCGCCGGCGATCCGGCGCTCATTGCCAACCTGGTCAACAGCCGCAAGCACGCCGGGATGATTGTGCCCGCACCGGTGCAGGCGGCCATGGCCGCAGCACTGCGCGATGATGTGCACGTGGCCGCACAGAAGGACCTCTACCGTTCCCGCCGGAACCGGCTGGTGCCGGCGCTCGAGGCGTTCGGACTGAAGATTGAACATTCCGAGGCCGGGCTGTACCTGTGGGCGAGTGCGGGAGAGGACACCTGGGCAACCGTGGCACGCTTCGCGGAACTGGGCATAGTGGTGGGGCCGGGTGTTTTCTACGGTGACGCAGGGGCTGGCTTTGTCCGGATCGCCCTGACCGGCACGGACGAGGGCGTCAATGCAGCCGCAGACCGCCTGCACGCAGCATCGGCCGCGCGGGAATAG
- the fdxA gene encoding ferredoxin has translation MTYVIAQPCVDVKDKACIEECPVDCIYEGERSLYIHPDECVDCGACEPVCPVEAIYYEDDTPEEWADYYKANVEFFDELGSPGGAAKVGNTHMDHPIIAALPPQNQA, from the coding sequence GTGACGTACGTAATTGCGCAGCCGTGCGTGGATGTAAAAGACAAGGCATGTATTGAAGAGTGCCCCGTGGACTGCATCTATGAAGGCGAACGCTCCCTCTACATCCACCCGGACGAATGCGTCGACTGCGGCGCCTGCGAACCCGTCTGCCCGGTGGAGGCCATTTATTACGAAGACGACACTCCCGAGGAATGGGCCGACTACTACAAGGCCAACGTTGAGTTCTTCGATGAGCTTGGCTCGCCGGGCGGTGCCGCCAAGGTAGGCAACACCCACATGGACCACCCGATCATTGCGGCCCTGCCGCCGCAGAACCAGGCATGA
- the typA gene encoding translational GTPase TypA produces the protein MSETNTAVNTAVRSDLRNVAIVAHVDHGKTTLVDAMLKQTNSFAAHGDVEDRVMDSGDLEREKGITILAKNTTVFYNGPAAKGETITINVIDTPGHADFGGEVERGLSMVDGVVLLVDASEGPLPQTRFVLRKALAAKLPVVLLVNKTDRPDARIDEVVSESMDLLLGLASDLADEVPDLDLDLILNVPVVYAAARVGAASLEQPADGDAPANDNLEPLFQTILEHIPAPTYDPEGVLQAHVTNLDASPFLGRLALLRIFNGTLRKGQTVAWARHDGTMKTVKITELLATKALDRVPTESAGPGEIVAVAGIEDITIGETLTDVDNPKPLPLITVDDPAISMTIGINTSPLAGRVKGAKVTARQVKDRLDKELIGNVSLKVLPTERPDAWEVQGRGELALAILVEQMRREGFELTVGKPQVVTKIVDGKVNEPMEHMTIDVPEEYLGAVTQLMAVRKGRMVNMANHGTGWVRMEFIVPARGLIGFRTKFLTETHGAGISSSIAEGYEPWAGPIEYRTNGSLISDRSGVVTPFAMIKLQERGSFFVEPTSEVYEGMIVGENSRADDMDVNITKEKQLTNMRAASSDTFENLTPPRKLTLEESLEFAREDECVEVTPEAIRIRKLVLNANDRAKANRARAKA, from the coding sequence ATGTCAGAAACCAACACGGCTGTAAATACCGCAGTACGAAGCGATCTCCGCAACGTTGCGATTGTGGCCCACGTTGACCACGGTAAGACGACCCTCGTCGACGCCATGCTGAAGCAGACAAACTCGTTTGCCGCCCACGGTGACGTGGAAGACCGCGTGATGGACTCCGGTGACCTGGAGCGCGAAAAGGGCATCACCATCCTGGCCAAGAACACCACCGTGTTCTACAACGGTCCGGCTGCCAAGGGTGAAACCATCACCATCAACGTCATCGACACCCCCGGCCACGCCGACTTCGGCGGCGAGGTCGAGCGCGGCCTGTCCATGGTCGACGGCGTTGTCCTCCTCGTGGACGCATCCGAGGGCCCGCTGCCGCAGACCCGTTTCGTGCTGCGCAAGGCGCTGGCCGCGAAGCTGCCGGTAGTCCTTCTGGTCAACAAGACCGACCGTCCCGATGCCCGGATCGACGAAGTTGTCAGCGAGTCCATGGACCTGCTGCTCGGCCTCGCCTCCGACCTCGCCGACGAAGTTCCGGACCTTGACCTTGACCTGATCCTGAACGTTCCCGTTGTGTACGCCGCCGCCCGCGTCGGTGCCGCTTCCCTGGAACAGCCGGCCGACGGCGACGCTCCCGCGAATGACAACCTGGAACCGCTGTTCCAGACGATCCTCGAGCACATCCCCGCCCCCACGTACGATCCCGAAGGTGTCCTTCAGGCGCACGTCACCAACCTGGATGCCTCCCCGTTCCTCGGCCGCCTGGCCCTGCTGCGTATCTTCAACGGCACCCTGCGCAAGGGCCAGACCGTTGCCTGGGCCCGCCACGACGGCACCATGAAGACCGTCAAGATCACCGAACTGCTGGCCACCAAGGCACTGGACCGGGTTCCGACCGAATCCGCCGGACCGGGCGAGATCGTTGCCGTCGCCGGTATCGAGGACATCACCATTGGTGAGACCCTGACCGACGTCGACAACCCCAAGCCGCTGCCGCTGATCACCGTGGATGATCCTGCGATCTCCATGACCATCGGTATCAACACCTCGCCGCTGGCCGGCCGGGTCAAGGGCGCCAAGGTCACCGCCCGCCAGGTCAAGGACCGCCTCGACAAGGAACTGATCGGCAACGTGTCGCTGAAGGTTCTTCCGACCGAGCGTCCGGATGCCTGGGAAGTCCAGGGCCGCGGCGAGCTCGCGCTGGCCATTCTCGTGGAGCAGATGCGCCGCGAAGGCTTCGAGCTGACTGTCGGCAAGCCGCAGGTGGTCACCAAGATCGTTGACGGCAAGGTCAACGAGCCGATGGAGCACATGACCATCGACGTACCCGAGGAATACCTGGGTGCGGTCACGCAGCTGATGGCCGTCCGCAAGGGCCGCATGGTCAACATGGCCAACCACGGCACCGGCTGGGTCCGCATGGAATTCATCGTTCCCGCCCGCGGCCTGATCGGCTTCCGCACCAAGTTCCTCACGGAAACCCACGGCGCCGGCATCTCCTCGTCCATCGCCGAGGGCTACGAGCCCTGGGCCGGTCCGATCGAGTACCGCACCAACGGTTCGCTGATCTCCGACCGCTCCGGCGTCGTCACCCCGTTCGCCATGATCAAGCTGCAGGAACGCGGTTCCTTCTTCGTGGAGCCCACCTCCGAGGTCTACGAAGGCATGATCGTCGGCGAGAACTCCCGCGCCGATGACATGGACGTGAACATCACGAAGGAAAAGCAGCTCACCAACATGCGTGCTGCGTCCTCGGACACCTTCGAGAACCTCACCCCGCCGCGGAAGCTCACCCTGGAAGAGTCGCTTGAATTCGCCCGTGAGGACGAATGCGTCGAGGTCACCCCGGAAGCGATCCGCATCCGCAAGCTGGTCCTGAACGCCAACGACCGGGCCAAGGCCAACCGCGCCCGCGCCAAGGCCTAG
- a CDS encoding ABC transporter ATP-binding protein — protein sequence MTINTENKAAQPLLEIRDLAITFATANGDVEAVKNAHLTVMPGETVAIVGESGSGKSTTALAAIGLLSGNGRVSAGQILFDGEDISHASEKRIQELRGNSIGMVPQDPMSNLNPVWKIGFQVKETLRANGLPHAPADVTKVLEQAGLPDAERRAKQYPHEFSGGMRQRALIAIGLSCRPRLLIADEPTSALDVTVQRQILDHLDTLTDELGTAVLLITHDLGLAAERAQKVVVMYKGRVVESGPALEILTNPRHPYTRKLVESAPSLASKRIDSAKHLGLESADLLTSEDDAKLKAADNVIEVKDLIKVFKLRSGLGRSTDFTAVDNVSFNIKRGTTTAVVGESGSGKSTVARMVLNLETPTSGSILYNGVDMTTLNSKRLFEFRRRVQPIFQDPYGSLDPMYNIFRTIEEPLRVHKIGTAKSREAKVRELLDQVALPSSVMRRFPNELSGGQRQRVAIARALALDPEVVICDEAVSALDVLVQAQILNLLADLQSELGLSYLFITHDLAVVRQIADFVCVMEKGKLVETGTTDEVFDAPKQAYTQALLAAIPGSRLELPPEVA from the coding sequence ATGACCATCAATACAGAAAACAAGGCCGCGCAGCCGCTGCTGGAAATCCGTGACCTCGCAATCACTTTTGCCACGGCCAACGGCGACGTAGAGGCCGTCAAGAATGCGCACCTGACCGTCATGCCCGGGGAAACCGTGGCAATTGTCGGGGAATCCGGGTCCGGAAAGTCGACCACCGCGTTGGCTGCCATCGGCCTGCTGTCCGGCAACGGACGGGTCAGCGCCGGCCAGATCCTGTTCGACGGCGAGGATATTTCCCACGCCAGCGAGAAGCGGATCCAGGAACTGCGCGGCAACTCAATCGGCATGGTTCCGCAGGATCCGATGTCCAACCTGAACCCGGTCTGGAAGATCGGGTTCCAGGTCAAGGAGACCCTGCGGGCCAACGGCCTGCCGCACGCTCCGGCGGACGTCACCAAGGTGCTGGAACAGGCCGGACTGCCGGACGCGGAACGCCGTGCCAAGCAGTACCCGCACGAATTCTCCGGCGGCATGCGCCAGCGGGCGCTTATCGCCATCGGCCTGTCCTGCCGGCCGCGCCTGCTGATCGCGGATGAGCCGACGTCGGCCCTGGACGTCACCGTCCAGCGGCAGATCCTGGACCATCTCGATACGCTGACCGACGAACTCGGCACAGCGGTCCTCCTGATCACCCACGACCTCGGCCTCGCTGCCGAACGTGCCCAGAAGGTAGTGGTGATGTACAAGGGACGCGTGGTGGAATCCGGGCCCGCCCTGGAGATCCTCACCAACCCGCGCCACCCGTACACGCGCAAGCTCGTGGAATCAGCGCCGTCGCTTGCGTCAAAGCGCATCGACTCCGCCAAGCACCTGGGCCTGGAGAGCGCGGATCTGCTGACCTCCGAGGACGATGCGAAGCTGAAGGCAGCGGACAACGTTATTGAGGTCAAGGACCTGATCAAGGTCTTCAAGCTCCGCAGCGGGCTGGGCCGGTCCACGGATTTCACCGCCGTGGACAACGTCTCGTTCAACATCAAGCGCGGCACCACCACCGCCGTGGTGGGGGAGTCCGGCTCGGGCAAGTCCACCGTGGCGCGTATGGTGCTGAACCTGGAAACGCCCACCAGCGGTTCCATCCTGTACAACGGCGTCGACATGACAACGTTGAACAGCAAGCGGCTGTTCGAATTCCGCCGCCGGGTCCAGCCGATCTTCCAGGACCCGTACGGCTCGCTGGATCCCATGTACAACATCTTCCGCACCATTGAAGAACCCCTGCGGGTGCATAAGATCGGTACGGCCAAGAGCCGCGAGGCCAAGGTGCGCGAGCTCCTGGACCAGGTGGCCCTGCCCTCCTCGGTGATGCGCCGGTTCCCGAACGAGCTTTCCGGCGGCCAGCGCCAGCGCGTCGCCATCGCCCGGGCACTGGCACTGGATCCCGAGGTGGTGATCTGTGACGAAGCGGTATCGGCCCTGGACGTGCTCGTGCAGGCGCAGATCCTGAACCTGCTGGCGGACCTGCAGTCGGAGCTGGGATTGAGCTACCTGTTCATTACCCATGACCTTGCTGTGGTCCGGCAGATCGCGGACTTCGTCTGCGTTATGGAGAAGGGCAAGCTGGTGGAAACCGGCACCACCGACGAGGTGTTCGACGCACCGAAGCAGGCCTACACGCAGGCCCTGCTGGCAGCCATCCCCGGATCCCGGCTGGAACTGCCGCCGGAAGTTGCCTAA
- a CDS encoding ABC transporter permease: protein MHKDTTHIEHYVAPLEETPLAETDSVKEDVQPLSLWGEAWRNLRTQPLFIISALLILLILTVAAFPGLFTSASPDEGCMLSNSDGGPAPGHPLGYTFQGCDVYARVIYGTRASLMVGVLTTLAVVIIGGVLGALAGYYGGWLDAVLARIGDIFFALPLILGAIIIMQLPAFRENRTVLTVVFTLLIFGWPQVARITRGAVLSVRNADFVVASRSLGVSKFSALMKHVIPNSMAPVIVIATISLGTFIVAEATLSFLGIGLPPSIMSWGNDISAAQTSLRSNPSTLLWPAAALSLTVLSFIMLGDAVRDALDPKARKR, encoded by the coding sequence ATGCATAAAGACACCACACACATCGAGCACTACGTTGCTCCGCTGGAGGAGACCCCTCTGGCCGAGACCGACAGTGTCAAGGAAGATGTCCAGCCGCTGAGCCTCTGGGGGGAGGCCTGGCGGAACCTGCGCACGCAGCCGCTGTTCATCATCTCCGCACTGCTGATCCTGCTGATCCTGACGGTGGCGGCCTTCCCCGGCCTGTTCACCAGCGCCTCGCCGGACGAAGGGTGCATGCTCTCCAACTCCGACGGCGGCCCCGCACCCGGGCACCCGCTCGGCTACACCTTCCAGGGCTGCGATGTCTACGCACGGGTCATCTACGGAACCCGCGCCTCGCTGATGGTAGGCGTGCTGACCACGCTCGCCGTCGTGATCATCGGCGGCGTCCTGGGTGCCCTCGCCGGTTACTACGGCGGCTGGCTCGATGCAGTGCTCGCCCGCATCGGTGACATCTTCTTCGCCCTGCCGCTGATCCTCGGCGCCATCATCATCATGCAGCTGCCCGCCTTCCGGGAGAACCGCACCGTCCTGACGGTGGTGTTCACCCTGCTGATCTTCGGCTGGCCGCAGGTTGCGCGCATTACGCGCGGTGCCGTGCTCTCGGTGCGGAACGCAGACTTCGTGGTCGCTTCGCGCTCCCTGGGAGTCTCGAAGTTCTCCGCCCTGATGAAGCACGTTATCCCCAACTCCATGGCGCCGGTCATCGTGATCGCCACCATTTCGCTGGGCACTTTCATCGTGGCGGAAGCAACGCTGTCCTTCCTGGGCATTGGCCTGCCGCCCAGCATCATGTCCTGGGGCAACGACATTTCAGCGGCCCAGACGTCGCTGCGGTCCAACCCCTCGACCCTGCTCTGGCCCGCCGCAGCACTGTCCCTTACCGTGCTGAGCTTCATCATGCTCGGTGACGCTGTCCGTGATGCACTTGATCCGAAGGCGCGCAAACGATGA